One window from the genome of Pseudonocardia hierapolitana encodes:
- the aceE gene encoding pyruvate dehydrogenase (acetyl-transferring), homodimeric type yields the protein MTAAPERAAAISDRSPRQVADVDPAETQEWRDSLDGVVDHAGRNRARHLMRSVLQRARERQVDVPGLGSTDYINTIPPQFEPSFPGDERIERRIRAYIRWNAAIMVHRAQRPGIGVGGHISTYASSASLYEVGFNHFFRGHDAPGGADQIYVQGHASPGIYARAFLEGRLSEGRLDGFRQELSHSGGGLPSYPHPRLMPDFWEFPTVSMGLGPLNAIYQARFNRYLHARGITDTSAQRVWAFLGDGEMDEPESLGAIGVASREGLDNLTFVVNCNLQRLDGPVRGNGKIIQELEAFFRGAGWNVIKVIWGREWDPLLAADRDGALVELMNATVDGDYQTFKANDGAFVRKHFFGRDPRTAAMVRHLSDVQIWNLKRGGHDYRKLYSAYRAATEHTGAPTVILAKTIKGWTLGSHFEGRNSTHQMKKLTRENLRGLRDRLYLDIPDDALDDTLPPYHRPRRGSEELAYLHERRRALGGYLPARSVTSTPLILPGDPVYAVARRGSGAQQVATTMAFVRLLKELMKDPEIGPRFVPVIPDEARTFGLDALFPSRKIYNPHGQHYLSVDRDQLLSYQEDTAGVLLHEGITEAGSVASWTAAGTSYATHGEPMIPVYIFYSMFGFQRTGDGLWAAADQMTRGFLLGATAGRITLNGEGLQHQDGHSLLLASTNPACVAYDAAYGFELGHIVRDGLRRMYGERHPGEDPNVFYYLTLYNEPILQPPQPDDVDIDGVLAGMHRISAAPEGDGPSVQILASGIAVPWALEAQRLLARDWGVRADVWSVTSWTELRREALATDEWNLLHPEGPRRIPYVTRRLGERPGPAVAVSDWMRAVPDQIAPFVPGPWTSLGTDGFGSSDTRPALRRRFHVDAPSIVLRALQQLVDHGERDRSVLSQAIATYRLDTLAAPAGRVNGGTG from the coding sequence ATGACTGCGGCGCCCGAGCGCGCGGCGGCGATCAGCGACCGGTCGCCTCGTCAGGTCGCTGACGTCGACCCGGCGGAGACGCAGGAATGGCGGGACTCACTGGACGGTGTGGTGGACCACGCGGGCCGCAATCGCGCGCGTCACCTCATGCGGAGCGTGCTGCAGCGAGCGCGGGAGCGGCAGGTCGACGTGCCGGGCCTGGGCAGCACCGACTACATCAACACGATCCCACCGCAGTTCGAGCCGAGCTTCCCTGGTGACGAGCGGATCGAGCGACGGATCCGGGCCTACATCCGCTGGAACGCCGCGATCATGGTGCACCGGGCGCAGCGGCCAGGGATCGGCGTCGGCGGGCACATCTCCACCTACGCCTCGTCCGCCTCGCTCTACGAAGTGGGGTTCAACCACTTCTTCCGCGGCCACGACGCCCCGGGCGGCGCGGACCAGATCTACGTCCAGGGCCACGCGTCCCCCGGTATCTACGCGCGGGCGTTCCTGGAGGGCCGGCTGTCGGAGGGCCGCCTGGACGGCTTCCGCCAGGAGCTCTCCCACTCCGGCGGCGGGCTGCCCTCCTACCCCCATCCCCGACTGATGCCGGACTTCTGGGAGTTCCCGACCGTCTCGATGGGCCTGGGCCCGCTCAACGCGATCTACCAGGCCCGGTTCAACCGCTACCTGCACGCCCGCGGCATCACCGACACCAGCGCGCAGCGGGTGTGGGCCTTCCTCGGGGACGGCGAGATGGACGAGCCGGAGTCCCTCGGCGCGATCGGTGTGGCGTCCCGCGAGGGGCTGGACAACCTCACCTTCGTCGTCAACTGCAACCTGCAGCGCCTCGACGGCCCCGTCCGCGGCAACGGCAAGATCATCCAGGAGCTGGAGGCGTTCTTCCGCGGCGCCGGCTGGAACGTGATCAAGGTGATCTGGGGGCGGGAATGGGACCCCCTGCTGGCCGCCGACCGCGACGGCGCCCTGGTCGAGTTGATGAACGCCACCGTCGACGGCGACTACCAGACCTTCAAGGCCAACGACGGCGCGTTCGTCCGCAAGCACTTCTTCGGCCGCGACCCCCGCACCGCCGCGATGGTCCGGCACCTGTCCGACGTGCAGATCTGGAACCTCAAGCGCGGCGGGCACGACTACCGCAAGCTCTACTCCGCCTACCGGGCCGCGACGGAGCACACCGGCGCACCGACGGTGATCCTGGCCAAGACCATCAAGGGCTGGACGCTGGGCTCGCATTTCGAGGGCCGCAACTCCACCCACCAGATGAAGAAGCTGACCCGCGAGAACCTGCGGGGCCTCCGGGACCGGCTCTACTTGGACATCCCCGATGACGCGCTCGACGATACGCTGCCCCCGTACCACCGACCGCGCCGCGGGTCGGAGGAGCTGGCCTACCTGCACGAACGCCGCCGCGCCCTGGGCGGCTACCTACCGGCCCGCTCCGTGACCAGCACACCCTTGATCCTGCCCGGCGACCCGGTCTACGCGGTGGCTCGACGCGGTTCTGGCGCCCAGCAGGTCGCCACCACGATGGCGTTCGTCCGGCTGCTCAAGGAGCTGATGAAGGACCCCGAGATCGGCCCGCGGTTCGTCCCGGTCATCCCGGACGAGGCCCGCACCTTCGGGCTGGACGCGTTGTTCCCGTCCAGGAAGATCTACAACCCGCACGGTCAGCACTACCTGTCGGTGGACCGCGACCAGTTGCTGAGCTACCAGGAGGACACCGCCGGTGTGCTGCTGCACGAGGGCATCACCGAGGCCGGTTCGGTGGCGTCCTGGACGGCGGCCGGAACCTCGTACGCCACCCATGGCGAACCGATGATCCCGGTTTACATCTTCTACTCGATGTTCGGCTTCCAGCGCACGGGCGACGGGCTGTGGGCCGCCGCGGACCAGATGACCCGCGGCTTCCTGCTCGGCGCCACCGCCGGACGGATCACCTTGAACGGGGAGGGCCTGCAGCACCAGGACGGACACTCGCTGCTCCTGGCCTCGACGAACCCCGCCTGTGTTGCCTACGACGCGGCGTACGGGTTCGAGCTCGGCCACATCGTGCGCGACGGGCTGCGGCGGATGTACGGAGAGCGCCACCCGGGGGAGGACCCGAACGTCTTCTACTACCTCACCCTCTACAACGAGCCGATCCTCCAGCCGCCCCAGCCCGACGACGTCGACATCGACGGCGTCCTCGCCGGGATGCACCGGATCTCCGCCGCGCCCGAGGGCGACGGGCCGAGCGTGCAGATCCTGGCCTCCGGCATCGCCGTACCGTGGGCGCTGGAAGCGCAGCGGCTCCTGGCGCGCGACTGGGGGGTGCGCGCCGACGTGTGGTCGGTGACCTCCTGGACCGAGCTGCGCCGCGAGGCCCTCGCCACCGACGAGTGGAACCTGCTGCACCCCGAAGGCCCCCGCCGGATCCCCTACGTCACCCGACGCCTGGGCGAACGGCCCGGACCAGCCGTGGCCGTGTCGGACTGGATGCGGGCGGTACCCGACCAGATCGCGCCGTTCGTGCCCGGCCCGTGGACCTCACTGGGCACCGACGGGTTCGGCAGCTCCGACACCCGACCCGCGCTGCGCCGACGCTTCCACGTCGACGCGCCCTCCATCGTGCTGCGAGCACTCCAGCAGCTGGTCGATCACGGGGAGCGCGACCGCTCGGTCCTGAGCCAGGCGATCGCGACCTACCGGCTCGACACCCTCGCCGCCCCGGCTGGACGGGTGAATGGAGGCACCGGATGA
- a CDS encoding carboxymuconolactone decarboxylase family protein codes for MVAITAEASAGEKEISMMAEGMYPVATREIALRRKQLAPEINEAFENFSRAVFTDGALPEKVKQLIAVAVAHVTQCPYCITGHTRLAHRKGATPEEVMEAIWVAAEMRAGGAYAHSTLALHALGDGAAEPATDRASSSSRTRGGDGS; via the coding sequence ATGGTTGCCATCACCGCAGAAGCTTCCGCTGGCGAGAAAGAGATATCAATGATGGCCGAGGGAATGTACCCGGTGGCGACCCGCGAGATCGCCCTCCGACGCAAGCAGCTGGCCCCGGAGATCAACGAGGCCTTCGAGAACTTCAGTCGCGCCGTCTTCACCGACGGGGCCCTACCGGAGAAGGTCAAGCAGCTGATCGCCGTGGCGGTCGCGCACGTGACCCAATGCCCCTACTGCATCACCGGGCACACCCGACTCGCGCACCGCAAGGGGGCGACACCCGAGGAGGTCATGGAGGCGATCTGGGTCGCCGCCGAGATGCGGGCCGGCGGCGCCTACGCCCATTCCACGTTGGCGCTGCACGCCCTGGGTGATGGAGCGGCTGAACCTGCCACCGACCGGGCGAGCTCCTCGAGTCGGACACGCGGAGGTGACGGATCATGA
- a CDS encoding DUF488 domain-containing protein translates to MRGDMSFAERVWENEGGHLRRPEKTATAPPGPASVRVRRIYEPATELDGIRVLVDRLWPRGMSKSRAEIDEWCRDIAPSTALRRWYAHDPQRFTEFRRRYRRELATGEQAAALLHLTELADGRTLTLLTASRDPKISEAMVLAELLENGPRSR, encoded by the coding sequence GTGCGCGGTGACATGAGCTTCGCCGAGCGTGTCTGGGAGAACGAAGGCGGACATCTACGGCGTCCGGAGAAAACGGCGACGGCGCCGCCGGGCCCTGCGAGTGTGCGGGTGCGCCGCATCTACGAGCCGGCGACCGAGCTGGACGGCATCCGCGTGCTGGTCGATCGCCTCTGGCCGCGCGGTATGAGCAAGTCCAGGGCCGAGATCGACGAATGGTGCCGCGACATCGCCCCGTCGACCGCGCTGCGCCGCTGGTACGCCCACGACCCGCAGCGCTTCACCGAGTTCCGCCGCCGCTACCGGCGCGAGCTCGCGACCGGTGAGCAGGCCGCCGCCCTGCTCCACCTGACCGAGCTGGCGGACGGGCGGACCCTGACGCTCCTGACCGCCAGCAGGGACCCCAAGATCAGCGAAGCCATGGTCCTCGCCGAACTCCTCGAGAATGGGCCGCGATCGCGCTGA
- the ctaD gene encoding cytochrome c oxidase subunit I, which produces MLRTTDPKDIGILYLVTCIGFFLIGGAMALLMRGELAVPGQQFLSNEQYNQLFTMHGTIMLLLYATPILFGFANYIVPLQIGAPDVAFPRLNAFSYWLFLFGALIVLSGFLTPGGAPDFGWTGYAPLSGALHSPGAGADLWITGLIVAGLGTILGAVNFITTIVCLRAPGMTMFRMPIFTWNIFVTAILILLAFPVLTAALLGLLADRHLGAHVFDPANGGAIVWQHLFWFFGHPEVYIVALPFFGIVTEVFPVFSRKPLFGYKGMIFATLAIAMLSAAVWAHHMFATGAVLLAFFSLTSFLIAVPTGIKFVNWIGTMWRGNLTFETPMLFAVGFAVTFLFGGLTGVMLASPPLDFHMTDTYFVVAHFHYVLFGTIVFATYSGIYFWFPKMTGRMMDETLGKFHFWLTFVGFHGTFLVQHWLGNQGMPRRYADYLPIDGFTTLNAISSIFAFVLGASTLPFVWNVFRSYRYGRVVTVDDPWGFGNSLEWATSCPPPRHNFTELPRIRSERPAFELHYPHLVERFREEAHIGGRPGRTRAVPSEIAARAVQHDIEEDPRAR; this is translated from the coding sequence ATGCTGCGGACCACCGATCCCAAGGACATCGGGATCCTGTACCTGGTCACCTGCATCGGCTTCTTCCTGATCGGTGGCGCGATGGCGCTGCTGATGCGCGGCGAGCTGGCGGTGCCCGGGCAGCAGTTCCTGTCCAACGAGCAGTACAACCAGCTGTTCACCATGCACGGCACGATCATGCTGCTGCTGTACGCGACACCGATCCTGTTCGGCTTCGCCAACTACATCGTGCCGCTGCAGATCGGCGCCCCCGACGTGGCGTTCCCGCGGCTGAACGCCTTCTCCTACTGGCTGTTCCTGTTCGGCGCCCTGATAGTGCTGTCAGGCTTCCTGACTCCGGGCGGCGCCCCGGACTTCGGCTGGACCGGATACGCCCCGCTGTCCGGCGCACTCCACTCGCCCGGCGCAGGCGCCGACCTGTGGATCACCGGCCTCATCGTCGCCGGGTTGGGCACGATCCTGGGCGCCGTCAACTTCATCACCACGATCGTCTGCCTGCGGGCCCCCGGGATGACGATGTTCCGGATGCCGATCTTCACCTGGAACATCTTCGTGACCGCGATCCTCATCCTGCTCGCGTTCCCGGTGCTCACCGCCGCGCTGCTGGGCCTGCTCGCCGACCGACACCTCGGCGCCCACGTCTTCGACCCGGCCAACGGCGGGGCGATCGTCTGGCAGCACCTGTTCTGGTTCTTCGGACATCCCGAGGTCTACATCGTCGCCCTGCCGTTCTTCGGCATCGTCACCGAAGTGTTCCCGGTGTTCTCCCGCAAACCGCTGTTCGGCTACAAGGGCATGATATTCGCAACCCTGGCGATCGCGATGCTGTCCGCGGCGGTGTGGGCCCACCACATGTTCGCCACCGGCGCGGTGCTGCTGGCCTTCTTCTCCCTCACCAGCTTCCTGATCGCCGTGCCGACCGGGATCAAGTTCGTCAACTGGATCGGCACCATGTGGCGCGGCAACCTGACCTTCGAGACCCCGATGCTGTTCGCCGTGGGCTTCGCGGTCACCTTCCTGTTCGGCGGACTGACCGGCGTGATGCTGGCCTCCCCGCCACTGGACTTCCACATGACCGACACGTACTTCGTGGTCGCGCACTTCCACTACGTGCTGTTCGGCACGATCGTGTTCGCCACCTACTCCGGCATCTACTTCTGGTTCCCCAAGATGACCGGCCGCATGATGGACGAGACGCTGGGCAAGTTCCACTTCTGGCTCACGTTCGTCGGCTTCCACGGCACCTTCCTGGTGCAGCACTGGCTGGGCAACCAGGGCATGCCGCGCCGGTACGCCGACTACCTGCCGATCGACGGGTTCACCACGCTGAACGCGATCTCCTCCATCTTCGCGTTCGTACTCGGGGCGTCCACGCTGCCGTTCGTCTGGAACGTGTTCCGCAGCTACCGGTACGGCCGGGTGGTCACCGTGGACGACCCGTGGGGCTTCGGCAACTCCCTGGAGTGGGCCACGTCCTGCCCGCCGCCGCGGCACAACTTCACCGAGCTTCCGCGGATCCGCTCGGAGCGTCCGGCGTTCGAGCTGCACTACCCGCACCTGGTCGAACGGTTCCGCGAGGAGGCCCACATCGGGGGGCGGCCGGGCCGCACCCGGGCAGTTCCCTCGGAAATCGCGGCCCGAGCCGTGCAACACGACATCGAGGAGGATCCCCGTGCGCGGTGA
- a CDS encoding DUF3040 domain-containing protein yields the protein MLSDQERQTLDEVQRRFVTEDPRFAASFNRVGPGASSYTVRWVPRWAYTTAMFVAAAFGVLMLIAGAPGTALAVAALATAISLLRPRRNQTGRRES from the coding sequence ATGCTCAGTGATCAGGAGCGACAGACGCTGGACGAGGTCCAGCGCCGATTCGTCACCGAGGACCCGCGCTTCGCCGCGTCCTTCAACCGAGTCGGGCCGGGCGCGTCGAGTTACACCGTCCGATGGGTGCCGCGCTGGGCGTACACAACCGCGATGTTCGTCGCAGCGGCGTTCGGGGTGCTCATGCTGATCGCCGGGGCGCCGGGGACTGCGCTGGCAGTCGCGGCGCTGGCCACGGCGATCTCCCTGCTGCGCCCTCGCCGGAACCAGACCGGCCGGCGGGAGTCGTGA
- a CDS encoding MarR family winged helix-turn-helix transcriptional regulator: MVGVTAEDGRAGSRPLTKQDFEALARFRFGIRRYLRFSEETVRTHGQTPQQYQLLLALKGFPDREWATVRELADGLQLRHHSVVELVDRAQKQGLVDRAGHPDDARVVRVLLTEDGDRILARLSALHRDELRRMDRTLIPPMWHDQQDEPSPDR; the protein is encoded by the coding sequence ATGGTGGGTGTGACGGCCGAGGACGGGCGAGCGGGCTCGCGGCCGCTGACGAAGCAGGACTTCGAGGCGTTGGCCCGGTTCCGCTTCGGGATCCGCCGCTACCTGCGCTTCAGCGAGGAGACCGTGCGCACCCACGGCCAGACCCCGCAGCAGTACCAGCTGCTGCTTGCGCTGAAGGGGTTTCCGGACCGGGAGTGGGCCACCGTGCGGGAGCTGGCCGACGGGCTCCAGCTGCGCCACCACAGCGTGGTCGAGCTGGTCGACCGGGCACAGAAGCAAGGGCTCGTGGACCGGGCCGGCCACCCCGACGACGCGCGCGTAGTGCGGGTGCTGCTGACCGAGGACGGTGATCGGATCCTGGCTCGGCTCAGCGCCCTGCACCGCGACGAACTGCGCCGCATGGATCGGACCCTCATTCCTCCGATGTGGCACGACCAGCAGGACGAGCCTTCTCCGGATCGGTGA
- a CDS encoding DUF3040 domain-containing protein has translation MLSDHERKTLREVERQCMADDPDFTRAFEAGQTRLAGHPHQLGLTLAVVAAALLTTFLLVAGSLGSSVVVAAGTGLIIWAMRHRSTSTDRQTP, from the coding sequence GTGCTCAGTGATCACGAGCGGAAGACGCTGCGTGAGGTCGAGCGCCAGTGCATGGCCGACGATCCGGACTTCACCCGCGCCTTCGAAGCCGGTCAGACCCGCTTGGCGGGCCATCCGCACCAGCTGGGGCTCACCCTCGCGGTCGTGGCCGCGGCCCTGCTCACCACGTTCCTGCTGGTCGCCGGGTCGCTCGGAAGCTCAGTAGTGGTCGCGGCCGGGACCGGCCTGATCATCTGGGCGATGCGACACCGGTCGACCAGCACCGACCGACAGACCCCGTAG
- a CDS encoding slipin family protein, producing the protein MIVMYVLIAALAVGLLLLGSSVRVITQFERGVVLRLGRLRSAIRGPGLALITPFADRLHKVNMQIVTLPIPAQEGITRDNVTVKVDAVVYYRVIDPVKVVVDLQNYDHAIGQVAQASLRSIIGKSDLDDLLSNRERLNQGLELMIDNPALDWGVHIDRVEIKDVALPESMKRSIARQAEAERERRSRVITAEGELQASEKLAQAAEVMAAHPAALQLRLLQTVVEVATEKNSTLVLPFPVELLRFLERATPGEAATATPSPEAIAASPPASTDGLVEGRQHDGASEMPAMSGQPPTAPVPASASAVPAVAGR; encoded by the coding sequence ATGATCGTCATGTATGTCCTGATCGCAGCACTGGCAGTGGGCCTGCTGCTGCTGGGGTCGAGCGTTCGTGTCATCACCCAGTTCGAGCGCGGCGTCGTTCTGCGCCTCGGCCGACTGCGCTCGGCGATCCGCGGGCCCGGGCTCGCGCTGATCACCCCGTTCGCGGATCGCCTGCACAAGGTCAACATGCAGATCGTCACGCTGCCCATCCCCGCCCAGGAGGGCATCACCCGCGACAACGTCACGGTCAAGGTCGACGCCGTCGTCTACTACCGCGTCATCGACCCGGTGAAGGTGGTCGTCGACCTGCAGAACTACGACCACGCCATCGGCCAGGTCGCGCAGGCCTCCCTGCGCTCGATCATCGGCAAGAGCGACCTGGACGACCTGCTGTCCAACCGGGAACGGCTCAACCAGGGCCTGGAACTCATGATCGACAACCCGGCGCTGGACTGGGGCGTGCACATCGACCGCGTCGAGATCAAGGACGTCGCACTGCCCGAGTCGATGAAGCGGTCGATCGCCCGCCAGGCCGAGGCCGAACGCGAACGACGCTCCAGGGTGATCACCGCCGAAGGCGAGCTGCAGGCCTCGGAGAAGCTGGCGCAGGCCGCCGAGGTGATGGCAGCGCACCCGGCCGCACTGCAGCTGCGCCTGCTGCAGACCGTCGTCGAGGTCGCCACGGAGAAGAACTCCACCCTGGTGCTGCCCTTCCCCGTCGAGCTGCTGCGCTTCCTCGAACGAGCAACACCCGGCGAGGCCGCCACAGCGACGCCCTCACCCGAGGCAATCGCGGCATCGCCGCCCGCCTCGACCGACGGCCTGGTCGAAGGCCGGCAGCACGACGGGGCGAGTGAGATGCCCGCTATGAGCGGCCAACCGCCCACGGCGCCGGTCCCGGCATCGGCATCGGCGGTGCCCGCGGTCGCCGGCCGATGA
- a CDS encoding universal stress protein: protein MPLRLVHALRPPLPPDPHGVAPMIDSFGPAHAAAESVLRDALGRARSVASDLAVSTRLVLGSARWALLREAEGAQLLVVGSHGRSGLRGLLAGSTSIHVAAHASCPVVVVRPANNTSVAASAAARVVVGVDLASTCTRAIGFAFQAARQRGIPLTALHAWTPDPPADLEAISGSATMAEALARRGTEKGLARWRDEYTDVPVVTELARGEPAQALVTASRGAALVVVGSRGRGHILATVLGSVSQTVLHHADCPIAIVRHDCATAAEPPTGVYHGRTS from the coding sequence CTGCCGCTGCGTCTGGTGCACGCCTTGCGCCCTCCACTGCCCCCGGACCCTCATGGGGTCGCCCCGATGATCGACAGCTTCGGCCCGGCGCATGCCGCGGCCGAGTCGGTGCTGCGGGACGCGTTGGGTCGCGCCCGGTCGGTGGCCTCCGACCTCGCCGTCTCGACACGACTGGTACTCGGGTCAGCGCGATGGGCGCTGCTCCGCGAAGCCGAGGGCGCCCAGCTGCTCGTCGTGGGCAGCCACGGTCGATCCGGACTGCGCGGCCTCCTGGCCGGATCGACGTCCATTCACGTCGCCGCGCACGCCTCCTGCCCGGTCGTCGTCGTCCGCCCCGCGAACAACACCAGCGTCGCCGCCAGCGCCGCCGCCCGTGTCGTCGTGGGCGTCGACCTGGCGTCGACCTGCACACGGGCGATCGGGTTCGCGTTCCAGGCCGCACGTCAACGTGGAATTCCCCTCACCGCCCTGCACGCCTGGACCCCGGACCCACCCGCGGACCTCGAAGCGATCTCCGGCAGCGCGACGATGGCCGAGGCTCTTGCCCGCCGGGGCACCGAGAAGGGGCTCGCCCGGTGGCGCGACGAGTACACCGACGTCCCCGTCGTCACCGAACTCGCGCGCGGCGAGCCGGCTCAGGCCCTCGTCACCGCATCGCGCGGTGCTGCGCTCGTCGTCGTCGGATCACGGGGCCGGGGGCACATCCTGGCGACGGTGCTCGGCTCGGTCAGCCAGACCGTCCTGCATCACGCCGATTGCCCGATCGCGATCGTTCGTCACGACTGCGCAACGGCGGCGGAGCCACCGACAGGCGTGTACCACGGACGCACCTCGTGA
- a CDS encoding PucR family transcriptional regulator, which translates to MSDRHQARTRADTQNVHPSWLNEVAASASRDAGDAPVELLGDYLLLLADAATSGREPQAAELEAVGLLGRRAAELGVSAGTAVQLYLSAARRLWQQLPMVIRSRDNQAVRAAAAAVLHVVDGAVASLAEGYAEARRQMARWEETLRHEFIEDLLRGDADVGRLAERAEPFGLDMLRPHQVALAAPTGRLDRATPAISSLEHTIVQEVGDRDVLVATKDGRIVVVAPPDTDMPNPRTGPSRLGDLMLAELGRSTRGQPWRVTVGRPYTGSYGIARSYEEAREGLTMAERLHLDTPVIHAEQLLIYRVLLRDQPAIADLVRTVLGGLARARGGAEPLLATLDAYFAAGSVTTETARRLHLSVRAVTYRLDRITTLTGHDPTDPAQRFTIHAAALGAKLLGWPKQDLR; encoded by the coding sequence GTGAGCGACCGCCACCAAGCACGTACGCGAGCCGACACGCAGAACGTCCACCCGTCGTGGCTGAACGAGGTGGCCGCGTCCGCCAGCCGGGACGCCGGAGACGCGCCGGTGGAGCTGCTCGGCGACTACCTGCTGTTGTTGGCCGACGCCGCCACCTCAGGCCGCGAGCCACAGGCCGCCGAACTCGAAGCGGTCGGCCTGCTCGGCAGGAGGGCGGCCGAACTGGGCGTGTCCGCTGGCACAGCGGTCCAGCTGTACCTCTCGGCAGCCCGGCGGCTGTGGCAACAGCTCCCCATGGTGATCCGCTCCCGCGACAACCAGGCGGTGCGGGCCGCTGCCGCCGCGGTCCTCCACGTCGTCGACGGCGCCGTCGCCAGCCTGGCCGAGGGATACGCAGAGGCCCGCCGCCAGATGGCCCGGTGGGAGGAGACGCTGCGCCACGAGTTCATCGAGGACCTGCTACGCGGCGACGCCGACGTCGGCAGGCTCGCGGAACGAGCCGAACCCTTCGGCCTGGACATGCTCCGCCCGCACCAGGTCGCGCTGGCCGCACCGACCGGCCGCCTCGACCGCGCCACACCGGCGATCAGCTCCCTGGAACACACGATCGTGCAAGAGGTCGGCGACCGCGACGTCCTCGTCGCGACCAAGGACGGCCGGATCGTCGTCGTCGCACCTCCCGACACAGACATGCCCAACCCCCGAACCGGGCCGTCCAGGCTCGGCGACCTCATGCTCGCCGAACTCGGCCGCTCGACCCGCGGACAACCATGGCGGGTCACGGTCGGGCGGCCCTACACCGGCTCCTACGGCATCGCCCGCTCCTATGAGGAAGCCCGCGAAGGGCTGACGATGGCGGAGCGGCTGCACCTGGACACCCCCGTGATCCACGCCGAGCAGCTGCTGATCTACCGCGTGCTCCTACGCGATCAACCCGCGATCGCCGACCTCGTCCGGACGGTCCTGGGCGGGCTGGCCCGCGCCCGCGGCGGAGCCGAACCGCTGCTGGCCACCCTCGACGCCTACTTCGCCGCCGGCAGCGTCACCACCGAGACCGCGCGCCGCCTGCACCTGTCCGTCCGCGCGGTCACCTACCGCCTCGACCGGATCACGACCCTCACCGGGCACGATCCCACCGACCCCGCACAGCGGTTCACCATCCACGCCGCCGCGCTCGGCGCGAAACTCCTGGGCTGGCCGAAACAGGACCTGCGCTGA